The Tenebrio molitor chromosome 5, icTenMoli1.1, whole genome shotgun sequence genome has a segment encoding these proteins:
- the LOC138131759 gene encoding inter-alpha-trypsin inhibitor heavy chain H4-like isoform X7 has translation MRTTLKCLVFTFLMCISVVHPFATDINSLVVSSTEPSKEDSSDATNAKEDSVPIVPKIYEMKVNTNVTNRFAQTAVVSKVKNLAKSAQEATFSVVLPETAYISGFVMEIDGKSYKAYVKEKEEAKQIYNEAIGRGQAAAHVEANARDSNRFTVSVNVEPQKKAIFTLTYEELLKRQDEQYEIVINIHPGQPVKELNVEVHINESRALKFVKSPPLRTGNEIAKNDEKLASLADINTVNSTTATVKFSPNIERQKQLASGLGTKEENGLAGQFVVQYDVERDPRGGEVLLKDGYFVHFFAPTDIPALPKQVIFVLDTSGSMDGIRIKQLKEAMNSILSELKKEDIFNIVEFSSIVKVWNIDKVEVQYELGEDPWRPLGEPEVPKKNTTNQTLPPPFEANDENINKAKQVVEKLNAYGGTDIKSALEVGLKLVKKNKDEKNDSHQPIIVFLTDGEPTVGETTPDKITSSISEINSGAMRSPIFSLSFGDGADRDFLQKISLKNLGFARHIYEAADASLQLQEFYRQISSPLLKDVDFKYVSNVTKLTKTRFPIFFHGSELVVAGVADEGFAPPTIYGHGFKGPIEWVPKVETPVGELERLWAYLTVKQILEAREAAENKTELTKKALDIALKYSFVTPVSSLVVVKPNDTSAVDTQDASKSADRPYFLHKNYALAAGFGGAPTLSLQRPAYHQIAVSSFNVQPESLDLDEDSFPETFSTTYQPSTTPVQDLYEDIKNKLPWLNDILTENGTLSEPSGDYKLSVDETVTTRPECPKTPINGTAGICTLLPQCPEVFPLLTDVQIFKEYFCPLDTYVGICCPKTS, from the exons atgAGGACTACACTAAAATGTTTAGTCTTTACTTTCCTAATGTGCATTTCCGTGGTGCACCCGTTTGCAACAGACATAAACAGCTTAGTCGTATCATCAACAGAACCTTCAAAAGAAGATTCAAGTGATGCTACGAATGCAAAg GAAGATTCAGTGCCAATCGTaccaaaaatttatgaaatgaaaGTCAACACTAATGTCACAAATAGATTTGCTCAAACTGCAGTCGTCagtaaagtgaaaaatttggCGAAAAGCGCTCAAGAAGCTACATTTTCAGTCGTACTCCCTGAAACTGCGTACATTTCAGGATTTGTAATGGAAATAGATGGAAAAAGTTACAAAGCGTATGTAAAAGAGAAGGAAGAAGccaaacaaatttataacgAG GCAATTGGAAGAGGTCAAGCGGCAGCTCATGTAGAGGCAAACGCAAGAGATTCTAACAGATTCACAGTATCAGTCAATGTAGAACCTCAAAAGAAAGCCATTTTTACACTTACTTATGAAGAACTTCTTAAACGCCAAGACGAACAATATGAAATCGTAATTAACATTCATCCTGGCCAGCCTGTCAAAGAATTAAATGTCGag gttCATATTAATGAAAGCAGAGCTcttaaatttgttaaatcaCCTCCCCTTCGTACAGGAAATGAGATCGCCAAAAATGACGAAAAACTTGCTTCTTTAGCCGATATAAACACGGTAAATTCAACAACCGCAACAGTTAAATTCAGCCCAAACATTGAAAGACAAAAACAGCTAGCAAGTGGTTTGGGTACGAAAGAAGAAAACGGATTGGCTGGTCAGTTTGTGGTACAGTATGACGTCGAAAGAGACCCACGGGGTGGAGAg GTGTTGCTTAAAGACGGCTACTTTGTACATTTCTTTGCTCCAACTGACATACCAGCTTTGCCAAAACAAGTCATTTTTGTATTAGATACAAGTGGTAGCATGGATGGAATTAGAATTAAGCAATTGAAAGAAGCAATGAACAGCATTCTTTCTGAGCTGAAGAAAGAAGACAtattcaatattgttgaatttAGTTCTATTGTGAAAGTTTGGAATATTGACAAAGTTGAAGTGCAGTACGAACTTGGAGAGGATCCCTGGCGCCCGTTAGGAGAGCCGGAAGTTCCCAAAAAAAACACTACC aaccAAACGTTACCGCCACCTTTTGAAGCGAATGacgaaaatataaataaagcgAAACAAGTTGTCGAGAAGTTGAATGCCTATGGTGGAACTGATATTAAGTCTGCATTGGAAGTAGGTTTAAAActggttaaaaaaaataaagacgaGAAAAATGATTCACATCAACcgattattgtatttttgACTGACGGGGAACCTACCGTTGGAGAGACTACTCCAGACAAAATTACTTCAAGT ATTAGTGAAATTAATAGCGGTGCCATGAGGTCtccgatattttctttatCGTTCGGTGATGGCGCAGATAGAGATTTCTTACAAAAGATATCGTTGAAAAATTTAGGTTTCGCAAGGCACATTTATGAGGCTGCTGATGCAAGTCTCCAGTTACAAGAATTCTATCGACAAATTTCATCACCACTGTTAAAAGACGTTGACTTCAAATACGTTTCGAATGTTacgaaattaacaaaaacaagattTCCTATTTTCTTCCATGGATCAGAATTGGTAGTAGCCGGAGTAGCAG ACGAAGGATTTGCACCACCGACAATTTACGGGCATGGCTTTAAAGGACCAATTGAATGGGTTCCAAAGGTTGAAACGCCTGTTGGAGAGCTTGAAAGACTCTGGGCTTATTTAACTGTTAAACAAATACTTGAAGCTAGAGAAGCTgcagaaaataaaactgaattgACCAAAAAAGCTTTGGATATTGCGCTGAAGTATTCATTTGTGACTCCAGTTAGTTCACTGGTTGTTGTTAAGCCAAATGACACTAGTGCTGTGGACACTCAAGACGCTTCAAAAT CTGCAGACAGGCCATACTTTTTACATAAAA ATTATGCATTAGCGGCTGGATTTGGAGGAG CCCCAACCCTCTCTTTGCAACGGCCAGCATATCATCAGATTGCAG TTTCCAGCTTTAACGTGCAACCAGAGTCATTGGATCTTGACGAGGATTCATTTCCTGAAACTTTTAGTACTACATACCAACCAAGTACAACTCCAGTACAAGATTTGTATGAAGATATTAAGAATAAATTGCCTTGGCTGAATGATATTCTTACAGAAAATGGCACTTTAAGCGAACCGTCAG GAGACTACAAGTTAAGCGTTGACGAAACAGTAACAACACGACCTGAATGTCCCAAGACACCTATAAATGGCACTGCGGGAATATGTACCCTTCTACCACAATGTCCTGAAGTCTTCCCTCTTTTAACTGATGTCCAAATCTTTAAGGAATACTTCTGTCCGTTAGACAC gTATGTTGGAATCTGTTGTCCGAAGACTTCATAA
- the LOC138131759 gene encoding inter-alpha-trypsin inhibitor heavy chain H4-like isoform X10, translated as MRTTLKCLVFTFLMCISVVHPFATDINSLVVSSTEPSKEDSSDATNAKEDSVPIVPKIYEMKVNTNVTNRFAQTAVVSKVKNLAKSAQEATFSVVLPETAYISGFVMEIDGKSYKAYVKEKEEAKQIYNEAIGRGQAAAHVEANARDSNRFTVSVNVEPQKKAIFTLTYEELLKRQDEQYEIVINIHPGQPVKELNVEVHINESRALKFVKSPPLRTGNEIAKNDEKLASLADINTVNSTTATVKFSPNIERQKQLASGLGTKEENGLAGQFVVQYDVERDPRGGEVLLKDGYFVHFFAPTDIPALPKQVIFVLDTSGSMDGIRIKQLKEAMNSILSELKKEDIFNIVEFSSIVKVWNIDKVEVQYELGEDPWRPLGEPEVPKKNTTNQTLPPPFEANDENINKAKQVVEKLNAYGGTDIKSALEVGLKLVKKNKDEKNDSHQPIIVFLTDGEPTVGETTPDKITSSISEINSGAMRSPIFSLSFGDGADRDFLQKISLKNLGFARHIYEAADASLQLQEFYRQISSPLLKDVDFKYVSNVTKLTKTRFPIFFHGSELVVAGVADEGFAPPTIYGHGFKGPIEWVPKVETPVGELERLWAYLTVKQILEAREAAENKTELTKKALDIALKYSFVTPVSSLVVVKPNDTSAVDTQDASKSADRPYFLHKNYALAAGFGGVSSFNVQPESLDLDEDSFPETFSTTYQPSTTPVQDLYEDIKNKLPWLNDILTENGTLSEPSGDYKLSVDETVTTRPECPKTPINGTAGICTLLPQCPEVFPLLTDVQIFKEYFCPLDTYVGICCPKTS; from the exons atgAGGACTACACTAAAATGTTTAGTCTTTACTTTCCTAATGTGCATTTCCGTGGTGCACCCGTTTGCAACAGACATAAACAGCTTAGTCGTATCATCAACAGAACCTTCAAAAGAAGATTCAAGTGATGCTACGAATGCAAAg GAAGATTCAGTGCCAATCGTaccaaaaatttatgaaatgaaaGTCAACACTAATGTCACAAATAGATTTGCTCAAACTGCAGTCGTCagtaaagtgaaaaatttggCGAAAAGCGCTCAAGAAGCTACATTTTCAGTCGTACTCCCTGAAACTGCGTACATTTCAGGATTTGTAATGGAAATAGATGGAAAAAGTTACAAAGCGTATGTAAAAGAGAAGGAAGAAGccaaacaaatttataacgAG GCAATTGGAAGAGGTCAAGCGGCAGCTCATGTAGAGGCAAACGCAAGAGATTCTAACAGATTCACAGTATCAGTCAATGTAGAACCTCAAAAGAAAGCCATTTTTACACTTACTTATGAAGAACTTCTTAAACGCCAAGACGAACAATATGAAATCGTAATTAACATTCATCCTGGCCAGCCTGTCAAAGAATTAAATGTCGag gttCATATTAATGAAAGCAGAGCTcttaaatttgttaaatcaCCTCCCCTTCGTACAGGAAATGAGATCGCCAAAAATGACGAAAAACTTGCTTCTTTAGCCGATATAAACACGGTAAATTCAACAACCGCAACAGTTAAATTCAGCCCAAACATTGAAAGACAAAAACAGCTAGCAAGTGGTTTGGGTACGAAAGAAGAAAACGGATTGGCTGGTCAGTTTGTGGTACAGTATGACGTCGAAAGAGACCCACGGGGTGGAGAg GTGTTGCTTAAAGACGGCTACTTTGTACATTTCTTTGCTCCAACTGACATACCAGCTTTGCCAAAACAAGTCATTTTTGTATTAGATACAAGTGGTAGCATGGATGGAATTAGAATTAAGCAATTGAAAGAAGCAATGAACAGCATTCTTTCTGAGCTGAAGAAAGAAGACAtattcaatattgttgaatttAGTTCTATTGTGAAAGTTTGGAATATTGACAAAGTTGAAGTGCAGTACGAACTTGGAGAGGATCCCTGGCGCCCGTTAGGAGAGCCGGAAGTTCCCAAAAAAAACACTACC aaccAAACGTTACCGCCACCTTTTGAAGCGAATGacgaaaatataaataaagcgAAACAAGTTGTCGAGAAGTTGAATGCCTATGGTGGAACTGATATTAAGTCTGCATTGGAAGTAGGTTTAAAActggttaaaaaaaataaagacgaGAAAAATGATTCACATCAACcgattattgtatttttgACTGACGGGGAACCTACCGTTGGAGAGACTACTCCAGACAAAATTACTTCAAGT ATTAGTGAAATTAATAGCGGTGCCATGAGGTCtccgatattttctttatCGTTCGGTGATGGCGCAGATAGAGATTTCTTACAAAAGATATCGTTGAAAAATTTAGGTTTCGCAAGGCACATTTATGAGGCTGCTGATGCAAGTCTCCAGTTACAAGAATTCTATCGACAAATTTCATCACCACTGTTAAAAGACGTTGACTTCAAATACGTTTCGAATGTTacgaaattaacaaaaacaagattTCCTATTTTCTTCCATGGATCAGAATTGGTAGTAGCCGGAGTAGCAG ACGAAGGATTTGCACCACCGACAATTTACGGGCATGGCTTTAAAGGACCAATTGAATGGGTTCCAAAGGTTGAAACGCCTGTTGGAGAGCTTGAAAGACTCTGGGCTTATTTAACTGTTAAACAAATACTTGAAGCTAGAGAAGCTgcagaaaataaaactgaattgACCAAAAAAGCTTTGGATATTGCGCTGAAGTATTCATTTGTGACTCCAGTTAGTTCACTGGTTGTTGTTAAGCCAAATGACACTAGTGCTGTGGACACTCAAGACGCTTCAAAAT CTGCAGACAGGCCATACTTTTTACATAAAA ATTATGCATTAGCGGCTGGATTTGGAGGAG TTTCCAGCTTTAACGTGCAACCAGAGTCATTGGATCTTGACGAGGATTCATTTCCTGAAACTTTTAGTACTACATACCAACCAAGTACAACTCCAGTACAAGATTTGTATGAAGATATTAAGAATAAATTGCCTTGGCTGAATGATATTCTTACAGAAAATGGCACTTTAAGCGAACCGTCAG GAGACTACAAGTTAAGCGTTGACGAAACAGTAACAACACGACCTGAATGTCCCAAGACACCTATAAATGGCACTGCGGGAATATGTACCCTTCTACCACAATGTCCTGAAGTCTTCCCTCTTTTAACTGATGTCCAAATCTTTAAGGAATACTTCTGTCCGTTAGACAC gTATGTTGGAATCTGTTGTCCGAAGACTTCATAA